From Vigna unguiculata cultivar IT97K-499-35 chromosome 5, ASM411807v1, whole genome shotgun sequence, the proteins below share one genomic window:
- the LOC114185747 gene encoding uncharacterized protein At5g01610-like has product MDEILNKVGSYWFSRKASKEFNSVGDDINSLSTSIEGGTKWLVNKLKGKMQKALPELLKEYDLPIGIFPRDATNYEFNEETGKLIVYIPQVCEVGYRDSSVLRFSTSVSGYLEKGKLAEIEGIKTKVLIWVKVTSISSEGPKLHFMAGMKKTRKREAYEVTRDGINVDKF; this is encoded by the exons ATGGATGAGATTTTGAACAAGGTGGGGTCGTACTGGTTCAGCCGCAAGGCCAGCAAGGAGTTTAACTCTGTTGGCGATGATATCAAC TCACTGTCAACCAGTATTGAAGGGGGAACCAAATGGTTGgtcaacaaattaaaag GAAAGATGCAAAAGGCACTACCAGAGTTGCTAAAGGAGTATGATCTACCCATTGGAATCTTTCCTCGTGATGCAACAAACTATGAATTCAATGAAGAAACTGGGAAACTTATTGTTTACATTCCTCAAGTTTGTGAAGTTGGCTACCGAGATTCATCGGTGTTGCGGTTCTCCACCAGTGTGAGTGGTTATTTGGAGAAAGGAAAGCTAGCAGAAATAGAGGGTATAAAGACTAAGGTGCTGATCTGGGTAAAAGTAACCAGCATTTCATCTGAGGGACCAAAGCTCCATTTCATGGCTGGCATgaagaagacaaggaaaagagaAGCATATGAGGTTACTAGAGATGGTATAAATGTAGATAAGTTCTGA